GGAAAATTTTTTACACCTGATATTTTAACCCTGAATACAAGTGTATAAACAGATTTATAAAAAATCCACCCAATAAGGTAAAGCACGCTACCGATTGTTCTCATAATTTTGTAATCAGATCCCAGAAATTAGGAAATGAAATATCAACACACTCGGAATTATTTATTGTTGTTTCGCCTTCAGCGCACAACCCGGCTATCGCCATAGTCATTGCAATACGGTGGTCATTATAACTTTCAACCTTTTGAAAACCTTTGAGCTTTACAGGCCCTTCAACAATAAAACCGTCGGGTTGTTCGGTTATATTTGCACCCATTTTTTTTAGTTCGGTAGAAATTGTTTTAATCCTGTCGCTCTCTTTAATCCTTAGTTCAGAGGCGCCCGTTATGACCGTTCTTCCTTTTGCCTGTGTAGCCGCAAGAACCAGCAGAGGGATTTCGTCTATAAGTTTAGGAATGTATTCCGGTTCAAGCGTTATGCCCGACAATGAACCCGATTTAATTAAAATATTTCCGACAGGCTCATTACAAATTGTTTTTACATCTTTCAGCTCTATTTTTGCACCCATTTTTTCAAGAGCAAAAATAAGCCCGGTTCGCCTGGAATTTACTCCTGTGTTTTCTATGCAAATTTCAGAATTTTTTACCAGTAAACCTGCAACAATAAAAAATGCCGCTGAAGAAAAATCACCCGGCACAAAAATATCTTTTGCTTTTAGTTTTGCCCCGCCTTCCAACGAAACGGTGTTTGCGTTGACACGGATTTTAGCGCCGAGGTATTCAAGCATTCTTTCGGTATGGTCGC
This genomic stretch from Elusimicrobiota bacterium harbors:
- the aroA gene encoding 3-phosphoshikimate 1-carboxyvinyltransferase — encoded protein: MATFTVKPKEIIHASFTVPGDKSITHRSVILSSLAEGNCVVHDYLDGDDCRRTIEAFRSAGIEIKKEKNKLYIAGKGLKGLTAPAKPVDSGNSGTTIRLMSGVFAGQNFTTEIFGDESLSKRPMKRVIEPLRKMGAQISAKDDQYPPLLIKGNPSLKPVDYQLPVASAQVKSAVLLAGLQTNGTTVVSEPGESRDHTERMLEYLGAKIRVNANTVSLEGGAKLKAKDIFVPGDFSSAAFFIVAGLLVKNSEICIENTGVNSRRTGLIFALEKMGAKIELKDVKTICNEPVGNILIKSGSLSGITLEPEYIPKLIDEIPLLVLAATQAKGRTVITGASELRIKESDRIKTISTELKKMGANITEQPDGFIVEGPVKLKGFQKVESYNDHRIAMTMAIAGLCAEGETTINNSECVDISFPNFWDLITKL